The genomic segment AAAAAATCATCAGGAAATTTATTTAAACTTCTATCAAAACTATCCCATGGATTATCTTCGCGGAATAACACAATTGATGAACCGATTTTTTTAATACATAATTGATTGTCAGATACCTGAAAACTTTTTGGTAGCCGTATCGCTTGGCTATTACCGCTTATAAAGACTTTTGCATATGTCATAGTGCTTTTCCCCATAAAAAGTCAAGAAGAAAGTATTAACTTCCGCTTGACTTTTTACGCATGTTCGCAATGAAGTGAGAAC from the Treponema medium genome contains:
- a CDS encoding antitoxin; the encoded protein is MTYAKVFISGNSQAIRLPKSFQVSDNQLCIKKIGSSIVLFREDNPWDSFDRSLNKFPDDFFIEGRKQPETQQREGI